GTTTTTGGATTAACTCTACCTTTGGTCTTCTTGGTCTGATTGATATTGCTAGCGAAGCGGGGATCACCAAATATGACGAAAAGTCGTTTTCTGATGCGATTGGTCATTATGGAGTAGGGAATGGGCCGTACTTTATGGTGCCGGGTTATGGTCCTATTACGACTCGTGAAGTGACGGAGCAAGTGGATAGTCTGTATGTACCTTTATCATTAATTAGCTTCTGGGCGAGCCTCGGAAAGTGGGCGTTCGAAGGCATGGAAACTCGTGCTCAGTTAGTTTCTCAAGAAGCTCTGTTGGATGACTCGCCAGATCCATATGCTCTGACTCGTGAAGTTTACATTCAGCGTCGTGACTTTAAAGCCGAAATCGAACCGGAAGAAGTCGATCTGGAAGAAGAAGATTTCATTGACGGATACCTAGAAGATTACTAGATATAAGATTTTGAACAACTGATAAAAGAAAGGCTCGATGTTGAAAATAACATCGAGCCTTTTTTATATTTGCTACTTTAGATTATGTAACCAGATTAGAAACGGTAGTTAGCTTGGATACCTACTAGCCAAACATTACCAGTCGTTGTGCCGATAAATTGACCGCCAACAGCTTCGGCTGCATCGTCAGATGCGTAACCACGAGATTCTGTGATTGGAGCATCTTTAGCAATGATGTAAGTAAAGCCAGCATCCAATGAAAGCTGTTCAGACCATTGGTAACCAGCACCAACACTTAACCATGTGCGATCAGTTTCTGGAATAGTGATAGTACGGTTTTTGTCGCTAACTGCAGAAGTATCGTAAGCTACACCAGTACGTAGTGCTAGTTTTGGGTCAACTTGGTAAGTTGCACCTAAAGCAAGGCGGTAGTTATCTTCCCAGTTTTCAACTTTAACTGTATGGCTGCCATATGTGTTCAGTTCTGCTTGAAGCTTCTCGAAAGAGCTCCAATCAGTCCAGTTGAAACTAGCGTGAACTGCCAATGCTTTTGTTAGTTGATGGAAACTTGCAAGTTCTGCTGTTGCAGGAAGTGCTAACATCATATGGCCGTTGTCACGTTGACCTGGTGTCATGCCAAAACCAATGCCTTCTGCGTGACCTTCTAATTTTAGTTCAACCTCAGACTTGTAAGCAAAACCGATGCGGTGGTCTTCGTTGATCTGCCACGCTGTACCTACTTGCCAACCCCAAGCTGTATCATCGCCTTCCATATATTTCAATGTAGTACCAGCAGGAACGGAGATTGGCATTTTATTTGAGTCTAGTGCGACTGCGTTTTTTGCTGGTGCTGTTGCGCCAAAGCTACCTTCACCCATAACGTAACGAATGCCACCACCAATGCTAACTTGCTCAACAATTTGGTAAGCAAAGTTTAGGTTAGCTTCTTTAGTGATTACGCTTGCTTCGTTACCGAAATGAGAAGCATTGAAATCATCTCCTAGATTAGTTTCCATGCCGTAGT
Above is a window of Vibrio atlanticus DNA encoding:
- a CDS encoding outer membrane protein transport protein; amino-acid sequence: MKMNKTLLSAAVAVGLLSTSTVTQAAGFQLAEYSATGLGRAYAGEAAMADGADAQWRNPAMLTYLEGTQVSVGGIYVNPNIDVKGEVNHAHPAIGTSQASSNDFADDAIIPNLYISHRYNEKFAVGFAFGTNYGMETNLGDDFNASHFGNEASVITKEANLNFAYQIVEQVSIGGGIRYVMGEGSFGATAPAKNAVALDSNKMPISVPAGTTLKYMEGDDTAWGWQVGTAWQINEDHRIGFAYKSEVELKLEGHAEGIGFGMTPGQRDNGHMMLALPATAELASFHQLTKALAVHASFNWTDWSSFEKLQAELNTYGSHTVKVENWEDNYRLALGATYQVDPKLALRTGVAYDTSAVSDKNRTITIPETDRTWLSVGAGYQWSEQLSLDAGFTYIIAKDAPITESRGYASDDAAEAVGGQFIGTTTGNVWLVGIQANYRF
- a CDS encoding MlaA family lipoprotein — encoded protein: MSISVLRLSSLLFIASLTVGCSSVPDESNGGDNLETSEYVEESHPNDPFEGFNRAMWDINYEYLDPYLVRPVSLAYVDYTPVPIRSGISNFLANLDEPSSMLNNLIMGNGGKALDHFNRFWINSTFGLLGLIDIASEAGITKYDEKSFSDAIGHYGVGNGPYFMVPGYGPITTREVTEQVDSLYVPLSLISFWASLGKWAFEGMETRAQLVSQEALLDDSPDPYALTREVYIQRRDFKAEIEPEEVDLEEEDFIDGYLEDY